Proteins from a genomic interval of Chitinophagales bacterium:
- a CDS encoding phosphopantetheine-binding protein, whose amino-acid sequence MTKEQITEKLQTIIAPYVEDKSLLQSINGETNLLNDLDINSANLVDIIIDVEDAFDIEIDDDSAEKMLTVKDAVEVVMAKTA is encoded by the coding sequence ATGACCAAAGAACAAATTACCGAAAAACTGCAAACGATTATTGCACCTTATGTGGAAGACAAAAGTTTACTGCAAAGTATCAATGGTGAAACAAATTTATTGAACGATTTGGACATCAATTCTGCCAATTTGGTGGACATTATCATTGATGTGGAAGATGCTTTTGACATCGAAATTGACGATGATTCGGCAGAGAAAATGCTGACGGTCAAGGATGCTGTTGAAGTGGTAATGGCGAAAACGGCTTAG
- a CDS encoding NAD-dependent epimerase/dehydratase family protein yields the protein MILVTGGTGLVGAHLLRQLIEQQKHPIRAIKRNSSRMDLVADIEDQIEWFQADILEVENLRAAMVGVSKIYHCAAVIAFDSKQYEWMHRVNVEGTANVVNLALEEGVQKLVHVSSIAAIGRSERNNRVSENTKWEDSPNNSQYAISKYRGEMEVWRGAAEGLNVVIVNPSVIIGEGYWNEGSSQLISKVAKGLPFYPAGGTGFVDVKDVVEAMIGLMDSKVGNERFILNGINTTYQDFFTQVAVKFGKKPPRFKINPLIAAISWRLAKPLSWITRKAPLITKETAQLMQSRYFYDNSKIQKMIGFKFRSFEDTLRRIAKNFPKEG from the coding sequence ATGATTCTCGTTACAGGTGGTACAGGTTTGGTCGGAGCACACCTGCTTAGGCAATTGATTGAACAACAGAAGCATCCTATCAGGGCTATCAAACGAAATTCAAGTAGAATGGATTTGGTGGCAGACATTGAAGATCAAATAGAGTGGTTTCAAGCGGATATATTGGAGGTAGAGAATTTGAGGGCTGCAATGGTAGGCGTTTCTAAGATTTATCACTGTGCTGCTGTTATTGCTTTTGACTCGAAACAATACGAATGGATGCACCGAGTGAATGTGGAAGGCACGGCGAATGTGGTGAATTTGGCATTGGAGGAAGGTGTACAAAAATTAGTTCACGTCAGTTCGATTGCTGCAATTGGCAGAAGTGAGCGAAATAATAGAGTGAGTGAGAACACTAAGTGGGAGGATAGCCCTAACAATAGTCAATATGCTATTAGCAAGTACAGAGGAGAGATGGAAGTGTGGCGAGGTGCTGCAGAAGGGTTGAATGTCGTCATCGTAAATCCTTCTGTCATTATTGGAGAAGGATATTGGAATGAAGGAAGTAGTCAGTTAATTTCTAAAGTAGCCAAGGGTTTACCATTTTATCCAGCAGGAGGAACAGGCTTTGTAGATGTAAAAGACGTGGTGGAAGCAATGATTGGTTTGATGGATAGTAAAGTCGGAAACGAACGGTTTATTCTAAATGGAATCAATACGACCTACCAAGATTTTTTTACACAAGTCGCTGTGAAATTTGGTAAGAAACCTCCTCGTTTCAAAATCAATCCCTTGATTGCTGCTATTTCGTGGAGATTAGCCAAACCCTTGTCGTGGATTACTAGAAAAGCCCCTTTGATTACCAAAGAAACTGCTCAATTGATGCAATCACGATATTTTTATGACAATAGTAAAATTCAAAAAATGATTGGGTTTAAATTTCGGTCATTTGAAGATACGCTTCGGAGAATTGCTAAAAATTTTCCGAAAGAAGGATAA
- a CDS encoding nucleotide sugar dehydrogenase, which yields MLLAFTFYVNVMMATIQKGQIFTDLIQKKTSLALIGLGYVGLPIALEFAKNLSVIGFDISQERIKMMQEGIDPSNELSAKEFEDKDIQFTHHIKDLQKARFYIVAVPTPIDEHKVPNLKPLLSASKFIGKVLKQGDYVVYESTVYPGCTEEDCVPILEEMSGLKCGRDFKVGYSPERINPGDKEHTITKITKVVSGCDKEALDNIAAVYGSIVEAGIFKASSIKVAEAAKVIENTQRDLNIALMNELSIIFDKMNISTSDVLKAAGTKWNFLPFSPGLVGGHCIGVDPYYLTYKSKELGYRPQIILSGRRINDDMGAYIVKRIVQMLIKQGKSIHQCKALIMGVTFKENVSDIRNSKVIDLATELQSFSIETDIIDPHASSEELQHEYGIGLTEQIRSDYDCVIVAVKHDEYANLNEAYFQRISNPSAILIDIKGVYHGQIEEMEYWTL from the coding sequence ATGTTGCTAGCTTTTACTTTCTACGTGAATGTTATGATGGCAACTATCCAAAAAGGACAGATATTTACCGACTTAATTCAAAAAAAAACCTCTCTTGCACTGATAGGTTTGGGATATGTAGGTTTGCCAATAGCGCTCGAATTTGCCAAGAATTTGTCCGTTATTGGATTTGACATCAGCCAAGAACGCATCAAAATGATGCAAGAAGGCATTGACCCCAGCAATGAACTTTCTGCCAAAGAATTTGAAGACAAAGATATCCAATTTACCCACCACATTAAAGACCTTCAAAAAGCACGATTTTACATTGTAGCCGTTCCTACACCGATTGACGAACACAAAGTTCCCAATTTGAAGCCCTTATTAAGTGCCTCAAAATTCATCGGAAAAGTATTGAAGCAAGGAGATTATGTGGTTTATGAATCAACAGTTTACCCTGGTTGTACGGAAGAAGACTGTGTGCCTATTTTGGAAGAAATGTCAGGTTTGAAGTGCGGCAGAGACTTCAAAGTGGGTTATTCACCTGAGCGCATCAACCCCGGCGACAAAGAACACACAATCACCAAAATTACCAAAGTTGTATCGGGTTGTGATAAAGAAGCTTTGGACAATATTGCAGCCGTATATGGTTCGATAGTCGAGGCAGGTATTTTCAAGGCAAGTTCTATCAAAGTGGCAGAAGCGGCAAAGGTAATCGAAAACACACAGCGTGACCTCAATATCGCCTTAATGAATGAGTTGTCCATTATTTTTGATAAGATGAACATCTCTACATCGGATGTATTGAAGGCCGCAGGTACCAAATGGAATTTCTTACCCTTCTCGCCAGGCTTAGTCGGGGGACATTGTATCGGAGTCGACCCTTACTATTTGACCTACAAATCAAAAGAATTGGGTTATCGCCCGCAAATCATCCTCAGCGGTCGCCGAATCAACGATGATATGGGCGCATACATCGTAAAACGCATTGTACAAATGCTTATCAAACAAGGTAAAAGCATTCACCAATGCAAAGCACTCATCATGGGCGTAACCTTCAAGGAAAATGTGAGCGACATCCGCAATTCAAAAGTAATAGACCTCGCCACCGAACTACAATCTTTTTCCATCGAAACCGACATCATTGACCCACACGCTTCATCCGAAGAATTGCAGCATGAATACGGAATAGGATTGACCGAACAAATCAGATCGGATTATGACTGTGTGATTGTGGCCGTCAAACACGATGAATACGCCAATTTAAACGAAGCTTACTTTCAGCGTATTAGCAATCCCTCGGCTATTTTGATTGACATCAAAGGTGTTTACCACGGTCAGATTGAAGAGATGGAGTATTGGACTTTGTAA
- the deoC gene encoding deoxyribose-phosphate aldolase — MTNQDIASKIDHTILKPTTTHLQIDQLCEEALQYSFAAVCVPPNRVEQAVKKLKDSSVKVATVIGFPFGYNDSIIKMLETNTAIESEVDEVDIVANIGAIKEHNWEMVRMDLLVAVQLCQVHKITSKIIIETGLLSKEEIVKMCIICAELQVDYVKTSTGFNGEGATIEVIKLMRVNLPKFIKIKASGGIRTREFAVELIEAGADRLGCSSGVKIVSEN, encoded by the coding sequence ATGACCAACCAAGACATCGCTTCAAAAATTGACCACACGATTTTGAAGCCCACCACAACCCACCTTCAAATTGACCAACTTTGTGAGGAGGCTCTGCAATATAGCTTTGCAGCCGTATGTGTGCCGCCCAATCGAGTAGAACAAGCAGTGAAAAAATTGAAGGACAGTTCGGTAAAAGTAGCAACCGTCATAGGCTTTCCTTTTGGCTACAACGATTCGATTATCAAAATGTTGGAAACCAATACTGCTATCGAAAGTGAGGTGGATGAAGTAGACATTGTGGCAAATATTGGAGCCATCAAAGAACATAATTGGGAAATGGTCAGAATGGATTTGCTGGTTGCCGTACAATTGTGTCAAGTGCATAAAATAACCTCCAAAATCATCATCGAAACAGGCTTGCTCTCCAAAGAAGAAATTGTGAAAATGTGTATAATATGCGCCGAATTACAAGTGGATTATGTCAAAACTTCAACAGGCTTCAATGGCGAAGGGGCAACGATTGAAGTAATAAAATTGATGCGAGTCAACTTACCCAAATTCATCAAAATCAAAGCATCTGGCGGTATTCGTACACGAGAATTTGCCGTAGAATTGATAGAAGCTGGAGCAGACCGATTGGGTTGTTCTAGTGGGGTGAAAATCGTTTCTGAAAACTGA
- a CDS encoding sigma-70 family RNA polymerase sigma factor: MDLHTISDRALVKMYMAGNEHSLAELIRRHQEKVYTSIFMFVKDEVLAEDIFQDTFIKVIETLRRGKYYEDGKFLPWVLRISYNLCIDHYRKVKRTPTITNSEGYDIFKFLKFEEDSPEKSMIKNETHTKVRKLVEQLPDEQKEVVILRHYADLSFKEIAKITNVSINTALGRMRYALINMRKMITEKQILL; the protein is encoded by the coding sequence ATGGATTTGCACACAATTAGTGATAGAGCATTGGTCAAGATGTATATGGCCGGTAATGAGCATTCTCTCGCCGAATTAATTCGCCGACATCAGGAAAAGGTATATACTTCCATTTTTATGTTTGTTAAAGACGAAGTATTGGCTGAAGATATTTTTCAGGACACCTTTATTAAGGTAATAGAAACACTTCGTAGGGGAAAATACTATGAAGATGGTAAGTTTTTACCTTGGGTTTTGCGAATTTCCTACAACCTTTGTATTGATCACTATCGAAAGGTAAAACGTACACCAACGATTACCAATAGTGAAGGGTATGATATCTTCAAATTTTTGAAATTTGAAGAAGATTCGCCTGAAAAGTCAATGATAAAGAACGAGACGCATACAAAAGTACGTAAGTTGGTAGAACAACTGCCTGACGAACAGAAAGAAGTCGTTATTTTGCGACACTATGCAGACCTAAGTTTTAAAGAGATTGCTAAAATCACAAACGTTAGCATCAATACAGCGCTAGGTCGTATGCGTTATGCGCTTATTAACATGCGTAAAATGATTACAGAAAAACAAATTCTGCTTTAG
- a CDS encoding YfiR family protein — MLTFKNISLLVSSLLLVCVSLLAQANANTQKADYIYNFIQYVEWSGVQGNSEVIIGVIGNTEVYSYLEQKANSNEITRPVKVRSFDNVNDLLASSSALCHILFISENQSILQANLEKLASKSILLVGEKVGFTQQGGLINFVETRTGALKFEINQSKMINYGFKVSPQLLRIAILPDTSSPNVANGSKP; from the coding sequence ATGTTAACTTTTAAGAATATTTCGCTATTAGTATCCAGTTTATTGCTGGTTTGCGTGAGTCTTCTTGCTCAAGCAAACGCCAATACTCAAAAAGCAGATTATATCTACAACTTTATTCAGTATGTGGAGTGGAGTGGTGTGCAAGGCAATAGTGAAGTTATTATAGGTGTAATAGGAAACACAGAAGTGTATAGTTATTTAGAGCAGAAAGCAAATTCTAACGAAATAACCAGGCCTGTAAAGGTGCGTTCTTTTGATAATGTAAATGATTTATTAGCTTCTAGTTCTGCATTATGCCATATTTTATTTATCAGTGAAAATCAAAGTATTTTACAAGCAAATTTAGAAAAATTAGCGAGTAAAAGTATTTTATTAGTCGGTGAAAAGGTAGGTTTTACCCAACAAGGAGGCTTGATTAATTTTGTAGAAACCCGAACGGGCGCACTCAAATTTGAAATTAATCAAAGTAAAATGATTAACTATGGCTTCAAAGTAAGTCCACAATTGCTCAGAATTGCCATATTGCCCGATACATCTAGCCCCAATGTTGCAAATGGGTCAAAACCTTAA
- a CDS encoding OmpA family protein, with protein MNTARHFLFLLTTVSLLLVAGCKLFEAPIDATTAYQNKQYAVASTLLIEEYNKESDLIKKSNIAYKIGESFRMANNTKNAEIWYAKALDYSSEPAVLFKYGLMLKANGKYKEAIVNFREYALSNPIDAVRATKERQACQQALEWQEDKTDYKILQLQGINSIASDYAPVLYADKQLVFTSDRSESMGEDEFGWTGNKYSDLFVANLLNEVTYDLPVQFGDSINTAFNEGVVSFTSDFNTVYFTACGSPHEKDDFCQIYVTNKGEGGKWRVPVQVVLFEEDTINVGHPYITPNGKELYFAADAPDSYGDKDIYMSTITPEGLWSYPKNLGPEINTENYEGFPYIGTDGRLYFASNGHYGMGGLDIYRADREKKGWTNVENLKAPINSSADDFGIVFFPYIEPEMMDKVEAEGYLSSARNGGKGADDIYKFILEIPKEEPPVVITDTVPPIPVVPKEPIYVLEGKVFQKILADPEDPNSGVVRREPIPTAVVEVLGLSANSRIGKRLVTDENGFFSLEVEKETDYKVRASSAGFLAASVNASTKGKTGAAGETVKVYVEITLDKVFIQKSITLQNIYYDLDKWDIREDAKPTLNEVASVMLENPTLLVEMGSHTDSRGKNAYNLELSQKRAESAVDYLTSKGIERSRLIAKGYGETQLTNGCADGVTCDEEQHQANRRTTFKVVSNKYRGGSAGF; from the coding sequence ATGAATACTGCAAGACATTTTCTTTTTCTACTGACTACGGTTAGTTTACTTTTAGTAGCAGGCTGTAAACTATTTGAAGCCCCAATAGATGCGACTACTGCCTATCAAAATAAACAATATGCAGTAGCCAGTACCTTACTGATTGAAGAATACAACAAAGAGTCAGACCTTATTAAAAAATCAAATATTGCCTACAAAATAGGGGAGTCTTTTCGAATGGCAAACAACACCAAGAATGCCGAAATATGGTACGCAAAAGCACTCGACTACAGCTCTGAACCTGCTGTATTGTTCAAATATGGGTTGATGCTCAAAGCCAATGGCAAATACAAAGAAGCAATTGTCAACTTTAGAGAATATGCCCTCAGCAATCCCATTGACGCAGTAAGAGCTACAAAAGAGCGACAAGCCTGCCAACAAGCATTAGAATGGCAGGAAGACAAAACGGATTATAAAATCCTTCAATTACAGGGCATCAACTCCATTGCCTCCGACTATGCTCCTGTATTATATGCGGATAAACAATTGGTTTTCACTTCCGATAGAAGCGAATCAATGGGCGAAGATGAATTTGGTTGGACTGGAAACAAATATTCTGATTTGTTTGTCGCCAATTTATTGAACGAAGTAACCTATGACCTACCCGTTCAGTTTGGCGATTCTATCAACACTGCCTTCAATGAGGGCGTAGTGAGTTTCACCTCAGATTTCAACACCGTGTATTTTACGGCTTGCGGTAGTCCACACGAAAAAGACGATTTTTGTCAGATATATGTGACAAACAAAGGTGAAGGCGGAAAATGGAGAGTGCCAGTACAGGTAGTACTTTTTGAAGAAGACACCATCAATGTAGGACACCCTTATATTACCCCCAACGGCAAAGAATTGTACTTTGCAGCAGATGCTCCAGACAGCTATGGCGACAAAGATATTTATATGTCCACCATTACGCCAGAAGGTCTGTGGTCTTATCCTAAAAATCTCGGCCCAGAAATCAATACTGAGAACTACGAAGGATTTCCGTATATCGGAACAGATGGACGACTTTATTTTGCTTCAAATGGGCATTACGGCATGGGAGGCTTAGACATCTATCGTGCAGACCGTGAGAAAAAAGGATGGACGAATGTGGAAAACCTCAAAGCTCCAATTAATTCATCTGCCGATGACTTTGGGATTGTCTTTTTTCCTTACATCGAACCCGAAATGATGGACAAAGTGGAGGCAGAAGGTTATCTCAGTTCTGCTCGCAATGGAGGAAAAGGTGCAGACGATATCTATAAATTCATATTAGAAATCCCAAAAGAAGAACCTCCTGTAGTCATTACAGATACCGTTCCTCCAATTCCAGTAGTACCTAAAGAGCCTATTTATGTCTTGGAGGGAAAGGTATTTCAAAAAATACTGGCAGATCCAGAAGATCCTAATAGTGGTGTAGTACGTAGAGAGCCTATTCCCACCGCAGTTGTTGAAGTATTGGGTTTGAGTGCCAACAGCCGCATCGGAAAACGTTTGGTGACTGACGAAAATGGCTTCTTTTCATTGGAAGTAGAAAAAGAAACCGACTATAAAGTGCGTGCCTCTTCTGCTGGATTTCTGGCAGCCTCGGTCAATGCTTCAACCAAAGGTAAAACAGGTGCTGCAGGAGAAACAGTGAAAGTATATGTGGAAATTACACTGGACAAAGTATTTATCCAAAAATCCATTACCCTCCAAAATATCTACTACGACTTGGACAAATGGGATATTCGAGAAGATGCCAAACCTACGCTCAATGAGGTGGCAAGCGTGATGCTCGAAAATCCTACTCTATTGGTAGAAATGGGTTCGCATACCGATTCACGAGGAAAAAATGCTTATAACCTTGAGCTTTCACAGAAAAGAGCCGAATCTGCCGTAGATTACCTCACTTCAAAAGGAATAGAACGAAGCCGATTAATTGCAAAAGGTTATGGAGAAACACAATTGACCAATGGGTGTGCAGACGGTGTTACCTGCGATGAAGAACAACATCAAGCCAATCGCCGCACAACCTTCAAAGTAGTTTCTAATAAGTATCGTGGAGGAAGCGCAGGTTTTTAG
- a CDS encoding amidohydrolase family protein, which yields MKSPIFLSIFLFSLLLFSCNNEQTSNTSTASNTPKTDLILYNGTIYTADENLPKAEAIAVKDGEITFVGSNADIQSWIPDAAKVVDLEGKTVLPGFIESHGHLLGLGRQKTQLELANLRSYEQLVDLVAEAVKTAKKGEWILGRGWHQSKWEKIPNPSVKGFQTHELLSVVSPDNPVFLTHASGHAGFANAKAMKMAGITSETTFPEDGEIMKDADGNPTGIFVENAEQLITKIIPESTPETDAKALQAAVEECLKYGITSFQDAGSEQKDIDLYKNFLSNNQLKIRLYVMLAGWAEDDSLLQKWYAKGPEIGLGDNHLTIRSIKMYADGALGSRGAWLLDEYSDRPAHFGNNIMDMEAIYKTASNGLQNGFQVCTHAIGDKANREVLNQYEKAFAAYPEAAKNARFRIEHAQHLSLEDIPRFGELGIIASIQGIHMASDRPWAIDRLGKKRIEEGAYVWQKLLQSGAKVINGTDTPVEPVNPFACFYASVTRQTLAGTPEGGYEADQKMTREQALKTYTLDAAYGSFEEDIKGSIEVGKLADFVVLDKDLMQIPVEQILRTKVVYTIVGGEIVFEGE from the coding sequence ATGAAATCACCAATTTTCCTCTCGATATTCCTTTTCTCATTGCTGCTTTTTTCCTGCAATAACGAACAAACCTCCAATACGTCAACAGCTTCCAATACGCCAAAAACCGACCTAATTCTGTACAACGGAACGATTTATACGGCAGATGAAAACCTACCTAAAGCTGAAGCCATTGCAGTGAAAGATGGTGAAATCACCTTTGTTGGCAGCAATGCCGATATTCAATCTTGGATACCCGATGCTGCAAAAGTCGTTGATTTGGAAGGAAAGACGGTATTACCTGGATTCATTGAAAGCCACGGTCATTTGCTCGGTTTGGGTCGTCAAAAAACACAATTGGAGTTGGCAAATTTGAGGAGTTATGAACAGTTGGTGGATTTGGTGGCGGAAGCGGTCAAAACTGCTAAAAAAGGAGAGTGGATTCTGGGGAGAGGATGGCATCAGAGCAAATGGGAAAAAATTCCGAATCCCTCGGTCAAGGGTTTCCAGACGCACGAATTATTGAGTGTCGTTTCACCTGACAACCCTGTTTTTCTGACCCATGCAAGTGGTCATGCAGGTTTTGCGAATGCCAAAGCAATGAAAATGGCGGGCATTACGAGCGAAACAACTTTTCCGGAGGATGGTGAAATCATGAAAGATGCGGATGGCAATCCAACGGGTATTTTTGTGGAAAATGCAGAACAATTGATTACCAAAATCATCCCCGAATCTACGCCCGAAACAGATGCAAAGGCATTGCAGGCAGCGGTGGAGGAATGTTTGAAGTATGGCATTACCTCCTTTCAAGATGCAGGTTCGGAGCAGAAAGACATTGACCTTTACAAGAATTTTTTGTCCAATAATCAACTCAAAATCAGGCTTTATGTCATGTTGGCAGGATGGGCTGAAGATGATAGTTTACTGCAAAAGTGGTATGCGAAAGGGCCTGAAATTGGGTTGGGAGACAACCACCTCACCATTCGCAGCATCAAAATGTATGCAGATGGAGCTTTGGGGTCTCGTGGAGCATGGCTTCTCGACGAATACAGCGACCGTCCTGCTCATTTCGGAAACAACATCATGGATATGGAGGCGATTTATAAAACAGCCTCTAATGGACTGCAAAATGGCTTTCAGGTATGCACCCATGCGATTGGCGACAAAGCAAATCGAGAAGTCTTGAACCAATACGAAAAGGCTTTTGCAGCCTATCCCGAAGCTGCAAAAAATGCCCGTTTTCGCATCGAACACGCACAACATCTTTCGCTTGAAGACATTCCGAGGTTTGGAGAATTGGGAATAATTGCGTCTATTCAAGGGATTCACATGGCTTCTGACCGTCCGTGGGCGATTGACCGTTTGGGTAAAAAACGCATTGAAGAGGGGGCTTATGTTTGGCAAAAACTCCTTCAATCGGGCGCAAAGGTCATCAATGGAACTGATACTCCTGTCGAACCTGTCAATCCTTTTGCTTGCTTCTATGCTTCGGTGACTCGTCAAACTTTGGCGGGTACGCCAGAGGGGGGCTATGAGGCTGACCAGAAAATGACCCGTGAACAAGCCTTGAAAACCTATACTTTGGATGCAGCTTATGGTTCGTTTGAGGAGGACATCAAGGGTTCTATTGAAGTGGGGAAATTGGCAGATTTTGTGGTGTTGGATAAAGATTTAATGCAAATTCCCGTAGAACAGATTTTGAGAACGAAGGTGGTTTATACGATTGTGGGAGGGGAGATTGTTTTTGAAGGGGAATAG
- the murF gene encoding UDP-N-acetylmuramoyl-tripeptide--D-alanyl-D-alanine ligase: MPLTTKKLYTYFRKNNHVCTDSRKVQPNDLFFALKGPNFDGNVYADDALKRGATYAVIDNPEFQKSDRHLLVQDTLTALQDLATYHLKEVKPICIAITGSNGKTTTKELITSVLATTFNTQATIGNLNNHIGVPLTLLSLVDDTKMMIVEMGANHIDEINFLCSIALPNFGLITNIGKAHLEGFGSVNGIVKAKGELFDFLDASGGHSFLNMNDFRVAKIGYFIQNASTYGSGEWYKTDVRMEGAEPFLKVNWYPKVQTGKNKRAILDPIDIQTQLIGAYNLDNVTAAIAVGSYFNVSAENIKQAIEAYKPNNQRSQILEKNGNTIVLDAYNANPTSMEAALQNFAKMKGENKVVILGDMLEMGKESETEHLKLLKMLLEMKVSQVVLVGNELMKADKKRQFLHFQNTKDARNWFDEQHFQNALILLKGSRSIALEKIVE; encoded by the coding sequence ATGCCCTTAACTACTAAAAAACTCTATACTTATTTTAGGAAGAATAACCATGTATGTACAGATAGCCGCAAAGTACAACCAAATGATTTGTTTTTTGCTTTGAAAGGCCCCAATTTTGACGGTAATGTGTATGCAGATGATGCTCTAAAAAGAGGAGCTACTTATGCAGTGATTGATAACCCCGAATTTCAGAAAAGCGATAGACACCTATTGGTTCAAGATACGCTTACCGCCCTACAAGACTTAGCTACTTATCACCTTAAAGAAGTCAAACCTATATGCATTGCAATCACTGGATCCAATGGTAAAACAACTACCAAAGAATTGATAACAAGTGTATTAGCAACTACCTTCAATACACAAGCCACTATCGGCAATTTGAACAATCATATTGGAGTGCCGCTTACTTTATTATCCTTAGTAGACGATACCAAAATGATGATAGTAGAAATGGGTGCAAATCACATAGACGAAATTAACTTTTTGTGTAGCATTGCTCTACCTAACTTTGGTTTGATCACTAATATTGGTAAAGCACACTTAGAAGGTTTCGGCAGTGTCAATGGGATTGTGAAAGCCAAAGGAGAACTATTTGATTTTTTGGATGCCTCTGGAGGACATTCTTTTCTGAATATGAACGATTTTCGAGTAGCTAAAATTGGCTATTTTATTCAAAATGCTTCCACTTACGGAAGTGGAGAATGGTACAAAACAGATGTAAGGATGGAAGGTGCAGAGCCTTTTTTGAAGGTAAATTGGTATCCTAAAGTTCAAACAGGTAAAAATAAACGAGCTATTTTAGACCCCATTGATATTCAAACACAATTAATTGGGGCTTATAATTTGGACAATGTGACTGCTGCAATTGCAGTTGGAAGTTACTTCAATGTTTCTGCTGAAAACATCAAGCAAGCCATTGAAGCCTATAAACCTAACAATCAACGCTCACAAATACTTGAAAAAAATGGAAATACAATTGTACTCGATGCCTACAATGCCAACCCCACAAGTATGGAAGCAGCACTACAAAATTTTGCAAAGATGAAAGGCGAAAATAAAGTAGTCATATTGGGAGATATGCTTGAAATGGGAAAGGAAAGCGAAACGGAGCATCTGAAATTGTTGAAAATGCTATTAGAAATGAAAGTATCTCAAGTAGTGTTGGTGGGGAACGAACTAATGAAAGCGGATAAAAAACGACAATTTTTACACTTTCAAAATACAAAAGATGCACGTAATTGGTTTGATGAGCAGCATTTTCAAAATGCACTGATACTTTTGAAAGGATCAAGAAGTATTGCTTTAGAGAAAATTGTTGAGTAA